The proteins below are encoded in one region of Desulfuromonas acetoxidans DSM 684:
- the rpmB gene encoding 50S ribosomal protein L28, whose amino-acid sequence SRTCEICGKKPVTGNNVSHAHNKTRKVWYPNLQKVRAVKNGSVQTMKVCTRCIRSGAVVKG is encoded by the coding sequence TGTCCAGAACATGTGAAATTTGCGGCAAAAAACCGGTAACCGGCAACAACGTCAGCCATGCACATAATAAAACCCGTAAAGTATGGTACCCCAACTTGCAAAAGGTTCGGGCGGTGAAGAATGGCAGCGTCCAGACCATGAAAGTCTGCACCCGTTGCATCCGTTCCGGGGCAGTTGTTAAAGGTTAA